Proteins from one Triticum aestivum cultivar Chinese Spring chromosome 7A, IWGSC CS RefSeq v2.1, whole genome shotgun sequence genomic window:
- the LOC123153543 gene encoding nuclear transcription factor Y subunit B-8-like, producing the protein MENADVPNGAAAPTPTQATPAVREQDRLMPIANVIRIMRRALPAHAKISDDAKEAIQECVSEFISFVTGEANERCHMEHRKTVNAEDILWALNRLGFDDYIVPLSVFLHRMRDPNAATGGATAGDRRTVMSAPSRAAPPMRHAVPLQAQIQRPVYAPPAQVQVQNQMQRPVYAPLAPMPVQNHVKWPMYTPPAPVQVQMQRGVYAPRAPVQGYTVGITPVRPNVGGQCHVFGGEQVVAQQYYGYGYGEGAYGAGSSKGGACADEGSSSNGVPVPGEGTGEPEPEPAAEGSQDKPVQSG; encoded by the coding sequence ATGGAGAACGCCGACGTCcccaacggagcagcggcgccgACGCCTACCCAGGCGACCCCGGCGGTGAGGGAGCAGGACCGGCTGATGCCCATCGCGAACGTGATCCGCATCATGCGTCGCGCGCTCCCTGCCCATGCCAAGATCTCCGACGACGCCAAGGAAGCCATCCAGGAGTGTGTGTCGGAGTTCATCAGCTTCGTCACCGGCGAGGCCAACGAGCGGTGCCACATGGAGCATCGCAAGACCGTCAACGCCGAAGATATCTTGTGGGCCCTAAACCGCCTCGGTTTCGACGACTACATCGTGCCCCTCAGTGTGTTTCTGCACCGCATGCGCGACCCCAATGCGGCGACAGGTGGTGCCACCGCAGGCGACAGGCGCACCGTGATGAGTGCACCTTCCCGCGCGGCCCCGCCCATGCGCCACGCCGTGCCGCTGCAGGCTCAGATACAGCGTCCAGTGTACGCGCCTCCGGCTCAAGTGCAGGTTCAGAATCAGATGCAGCGGCCAGTTTATGCGCCCCTAGCTCCGATGCCGGTTCAGAATCATGTGAAGTGGCCCATGTACACTCCCCCAGCTCCGGTGCAGGTTCAGATGCAGCGGGGCGTCTACGCGCCCCGGGCTCCAGTGCAGGGTTACACTGTCGGGATAACGCCCGTGCGGCCCAACGTCGGCGGCCAGTGCCATGTGTTCGGCGGAGAACAGGTCGTGGCCCAACAATACTACGGGTACGGGTACGGGGAAGGTGCGTACGGTGCGGGTAGCAGCAAAGGAGGAGCCTGTGCCGACGAGGGGAGCTCGTCCAACGGCGTGCCGGTGCCGGGGGAAGGCACGGGAGAGCCGGAGCCAGAGCCAGCAGCAGAAGGATCGCAGGACAAGCCCGTTCAATCTGGTTAG